One Vallitalea pronyensis genomic region harbors:
- a CDS encoding glycoside hydrolase family 48 protein — MKKRISLLILVTMLLSTVAIPAYAESKVSGDTLNRQRFMELYHELHTKDNGYFSEDGVPYHTVEELIVEATDYGHVVTSEGFSYYLWLEAMYGKYTGNWEPYKIAWKATEAYMIPSKKDQPTMNYYNPTSPATIAKEYATPESYPSELLFGTPTGKDPIHNELVQAYGDQVYGMHWLLDADNWYGYGKRGDGTSNNSFINTFQRGPEESTWETIPQPSWEVFKWGGPNGFLDLYTIDANYSKQWRYTIASDADARAVQASYYANKWAKEQGASVTDENSKAIKMGDWLRQSFFDKYYKKIGATNINGDNGTGMDSAHYLLGWYYAWGGGIGQGANWAWKIGGSHVHSGYQNPMTAYILANDPDFEPLSTNGKAHWATSLDRQLEFYTWLQSKEGAISGGATNMWNGDYSPRPANVPTFYGLAWKKAPVYVDPEDSRWFGMQTWTMQRVAQLYYETGNLMAKNLLDKWVPWAISQVKLHADGTYEIPCNLIWTGQPDTWTGTSTGNPNLSVTVETWNQDIGITGSLANTLTYYAKKANDTAAREMAEELLNRMWTNYRDEIGIAVEETRADYRRFFDKSTTTIHVPNGWTGKMANGDDIKPGIGFLDIRSKYKSMPEFGKVQAAWDSGDFEANAPTFTYHRFWGQVDAAVAYGTYAMLFEDAGTIPDPNHPNWPTAPGEEPTPIAALDVNLAITQDWGSGSNGELTITNTGDVPTASWSLEMKTNIVINTFWTATIMSGSSDGHYFIKPAAYDQVIQPGESKVLGFSSSSGNVQNTAQITSYTFTVTE; from the coding sequence ATGAAAAAAAGAATAAGTTTGCTGATTTTAGTCACCATGTTATTATCCACTGTAGCGATACCTGCTTATGCAGAATCAAAAGTTAGTGGCGACACACTTAATCGACAGCGGTTCATGGAATTATACCATGAACTCCACACGAAGGATAATGGCTATTTTAGTGAAGACGGTGTTCCTTATCACACGGTGGAAGAATTAATTGTTGAAGCAACAGATTATGGTCATGTGGTAACGTCAGAAGGTTTTAGCTACTATTTATGGTTAGAGGCCATGTATGGTAAATATACAGGTAACTGGGAGCCTTACAAAATTGCTTGGAAAGCGACAGAAGCCTATATGATTCCTTCTAAGAAAGACCAACCAACTATGAACTATTACAATCCTACATCACCTGCAACAATTGCAAAAGAATATGCTACACCAGAATCTTACCCCTCGGAACTGTTGTTTGGTACACCAACCGGCAAAGACCCTATACATAATGAACTTGTCCAAGCTTATGGTGACCAAGTGTACGGTATGCACTGGTTGTTAGATGCTGATAACTGGTATGGCTATGGAAAACGTGGTGATGGTACGTCCAATAACTCGTTTATTAACACGTTCCAACGAGGACCAGAAGAATCAACTTGGGAAACGATTCCACAGCCATCATGGGAAGTATTCAAGTGGGGTGGACCTAATGGTTTCTTAGATTTATATACCATTGATGCCAATTATTCGAAACAATGGCGTTATACCATTGCATCGGATGCAGATGCTCGAGCAGTTCAAGCCTCTTATTATGCCAATAAATGGGCAAAAGAGCAAGGGGCTAGCGTGACAGATGAAAATTCAAAAGCCATTAAAATGGGTGATTGGTTAAGACAATCATTCTTTGATAAATATTATAAAAAAATAGGCGCTACCAACATTAATGGTGATAACGGAACAGGTATGGATAGTGCTCACTACCTTTTAGGTTGGTATTATGCTTGGGGCGGCGGCATTGGACAAGGTGCTAATTGGGCATGGAAAATTGGCGGATCACATGTTCATTCAGGTTATCAAAATCCAATGACAGCCTATATCCTAGCAAACGATCCGGATTTTGAACCTCTATCCACCAACGGAAAAGCACATTGGGCAACATCCTTGGATCGTCAATTGGAATTCTATACGTGGCTGCAATCAAAAGAAGGTGCCATTTCTGGTGGTGCCACAAACATGTGGAATGGAGACTATTCACCACGACCTGCTAACGTACCTACATTCTATGGCTTAGCTTGGAAAAAAGCACCTGTGTACGTGGATCCAGAAGATAGCAGATGGTTTGGCATGCAAACATGGACCATGCAGCGTGTGGCACAGTTATATTACGAAACAGGTAATCTAATGGCTAAAAACTTGCTGGATAAGTGGGTACCATGGGCAATATCCCAAGTAAAATTACATGCAGATGGCACCTATGAAATACCATGCAATTTAATATGGACAGGTCAGCCAGACACATGGACAGGTACGTCTACTGGCAACCCAAATTTAAGTGTTACAGTGGAAACGTGGAATCAAGATATTGGTATTACGGGTTCTTTGGCTAACACGTTAACGTATTATGCCAAAAAAGCCAATGATACAGCTGCTCGTGAAATGGCAGAAGAATTGTTAAATAGAATGTGGACAAATTATCGTGATGAAATCGGTATTGCTGTTGAAGAAACAAGAGCAGACTATCGCCGTTTCTTTGATAAATCCACAACAACTATTCATGTTCCGAATGGATGGACAGGTAAGATGGCTAACGGCGATGACATTAAGCCAGGTATTGGTTTCTTAGATATTCGTTCAAAATACAAGAGTATGCCTGAATTTGGAAAAGTACAAGCTGCTTGGGATAGTGGTGATTTTGAAGCCAATGCACCAACATTCACTTACCATAGATTCTGGGGACAAGTGGATGCAGCTGTTGCTTATGGCACCTATGCCATGTTATTTGAAGATGCTGGAACCATTCCAGACCCAAATCATCCTAACTGGCCAACAGCCCCAGGTGAAGAGCCTACGCCAATAGCAGCTTTAGATGTTAACCTAGCCATTACCCAAGATTGGGGAAGCGGAAGTAATGGTGAATTAACCATTACCAATACAGGTGATGTACCTACTGCAAGTTGGTCTTTAGAAATGAAAACGAACATTGTGATTAATACATTCTGGACAGCTACTATAATGTCGGGAAGTTCGGACGGTCACTATTTCATTAAACCAGCAGCTTATGACCAGGTGATTCAACCTGGAGAATCCAAAGTGCTCGGTTTCTCTAGTTCATCAGGTAATGTTCAAAACACTGCCCAAATTACCAGCTATACATTTACAGTAACAGAGTAA
- a CDS encoding AraC family transcriptional regulator, with protein MKVHPKKDPAELVFYTSGEEACLPGHGYGPAIRDHYLIHFVTEGKGTFEVGQHMYHLKKGQAFLICPNVITYYRADDSRPWSYMWIGFAGHMAITYLQKANLDKDHLIFSYKKDAIISHIQQINVYNRLSPGRECMVLGHLYAILGQMIEDAMLIDDDAEYHNDYVKEAKGYIGANYSRDVTVNEIAAYLSINRSYLYALFMEEIGESPKTYLTQYRLQKAHELMKNSSLNIAQIARSVGYKDPLTFSKVFKKHFHMSPKHYRRFYPL; from the coding sequence ATGAAGGTGCATCCAAAGAAAGATCCTGCAGAATTGGTTTTTTATACCAGTGGAGAAGAAGCATGTCTGCCAGGTCATGGTTATGGTCCTGCCATTAGGGATCACTATCTTATTCATTTTGTAACGGAAGGAAAGGGGACTTTTGAAGTCGGTCAACACATGTATCATCTAAAAAAAGGACAGGCTTTTTTGATATGTCCGAATGTTATAACATATTACAGAGCAGATGACTCAAGACCATGGTCTTATATGTGGATTGGTTTTGCTGGCCATATGGCTATAACCTATTTGCAGAAGGCTAATTTAGATAAAGACCATTTAATTTTTTCATATAAAAAAGACGCTATTATCAGCCATATTCAACAAATTAATGTGTATAACCGTTTGAGTCCTGGAAGAGAATGTATGGTACTGGGTCACCTATACGCCATATTAGGTCAAATGATAGAAGATGCCATGTTAATAGATGATGACGCAGAGTATCATAACGATTATGTAAAGGAAGCAAAAGGGTATATTGGTGCCAATTACTCAAGAGATGTTACGGTGAATGAAATAGCAGCTTATCTCTCCATTAACCGAAGTTATCTGTATGCCCTTTTCATGGAGGAGATAGGTGAATCACCTAAGACATATCTGACCCAATATCGATTACAAAAAGCACATGAGCTGATGAAAAACTCAAGCCTTAATATCGCTCAGATTGCTCGATCTGTCGGTTATAAGGATCCCTTAACTTTTTCTAAAGTGTTTAAAAAACACTTTCATATGTCTCCGAAGCATTATCGGCGGTTTTATCCTCTATAG
- the melA gene encoding alpha-glucosidase/alpha-galactosidase — protein sequence MPKITFMGAGSTVFAKNVLGDCLLSEALRDSHIALYDIDEKRLAESEMMLKNINNNVNDNRANIVSYTNRKEALRDAQYVINAIQVGGYEPCTVTDFEIPKKYGLRQTIADTLGIGGIFRGLRTIPVMLDFAKDMEEVCPDAWLLNYTNPMSILTLAMLKATSIKTVGLCHSVQVCASGLLKGLDMEKDHVQWKIAGINHMAWLLEITNNGQDLYPEIKKLALAKEGPHDDMVRYEIMKQFGYYVTESSEHNAEYMPYFIKDRYPELIERFNIPLDEYPRRCVNQIEEWEKQRHELVHNSVLTHERTHEYGSYIIEAMETNQPYKIGGNVMNTGLITNLPSDCVVEVPCLVDRSGVTPCYIGDLPIQLAALNRTNVNVHQLTVEAALTGKKDYIYQAAMLDPHTSSELSIDDIRSMCDDLIGAHGDWLPKYK from the coding sequence ATGCCAAAAATTACATTTATGGGTGCTGGTAGTACTGTATTTGCTAAAAATGTTTTAGGAGATTGTCTTCTCTCTGAAGCATTAAGAGATTCCCACATCGCTTTATACGATATTGATGAAAAGCGTCTGGCTGAATCCGAAATGATGTTAAAAAACATCAACAATAACGTGAATGACAATCGGGCTAACATCGTATCCTATACCAATCGAAAGGAAGCGCTGAGAGATGCCCAATATGTCATTAATGCTATTCAAGTAGGAGGATATGAGCCTTGTACCGTGACCGATTTTGAAATTCCTAAGAAATACGGCCTTCGTCAAACAATTGCTGATACACTGGGGATCGGAGGTATTTTTAGAGGTTTACGGACCATCCCCGTTATGTTGGACTTTGCTAAGGATATGGAAGAAGTGTGTCCGGACGCATGGTTACTTAACTATACAAATCCAATGTCCATTCTGACTTTAGCTATGTTAAAGGCTACCTCCATTAAAACAGTGGGTCTGTGCCACAGTGTCCAAGTATGTGCATCCGGGTTATTAAAAGGATTAGATATGGAAAAAGACCATGTCCAGTGGAAGATAGCAGGTATTAATCATATGGCTTGGTTACTGGAGATTACCAACAATGGTCAAGACCTATACCCTGAAATCAAAAAATTAGCACTTGCTAAAGAAGGACCTCATGACGATATGGTTCGTTATGAGATCATGAAGCAATTCGGTTATTATGTCACAGAATCCAGTGAACATAATGCTGAATATATGCCATATTTTATTAAAGATAGATACCCTGAACTGATTGAGCGGTTTAATATTCCTCTAGATGAATACCCTAGACGATGTGTTAATCAGATAGAGGAATGGGAAAAGCAACGCCATGAACTGGTACACAACTCCGTGCTTACCCATGAAAGGACCCATGAATACGGTTCCTATATTATTGAAGCCATGGAAACGAATCAACCCTATAAGATTGGCGGTAATGTGATGAACACAGGTCTTATTACCAATCTGCCATCGGATTGCGTTGTTGAAGTGCCTTGTTTAGTGGATCGATCCGGTGTTACACCTTGTTATATTGGTGATCTTCCTATTCAACTAGCAGCTCTTAATCGTACCAATGTGAATGTACATCAGTTAACAGTAGAAGCAGCTTTAACGGGTAAAAAAGACTATATTTACCAGGCAGCTATGCTTGACCCCCATACATCAAG
- a CDS encoding glycoside hydrolase family 9 protein, translating into MKKFCSVGMTGILFVLIMITSLHQDVTSIAKTDYNYAEALQKSIYFYDANKCGHGITGGRLEWRGDCHVEDAAIPLDTTHTNLSQSFINAYRHVLDADGNGTMDLSGGYHDAGDHVRFGLPQGYAASTLGWGYYEFKEAFTKTNQDQHMLEVLKWFTDCFLRSTFVDESGNVIAYCYMVGEGNDDHSYWGPPELQLVSKYPRPADFATSETPASDQAAQASAALTLMYLNYKDIDPIYANECLDKGKALYTFARKHRGLGNGDGFYGSGYDEDELAWAAVWLYTVTGDLTYIRHIDAVDDQGNYTGYMSRIITNTSNTWQNIWVHCWDVVWGGVFTKLAGLFPDNSQFDYFSRWNLEYWTGGAVPHEDPTDTNYLYKTPHGYAMINTWGSARYNTAAQLCTLVYQKYHPEATDLTDWAKGQMDYLLGDNPMGYAYVVGFTDKHAQHPHHRAAHGSKTNSMLQPENHKHTLWGALVGGPDANDYHKDDITDYAYNEVAIDYNAAFVGALAGHYLLYEQNDVPLSQFPILEPSVDEYYAEAKLEQDNNQRTQITITIHNETVHPPRLENDMACRYYFNIKELLDAGQTIDDVQFQIMYDEQSSLGGETTCTGPIKADDGGTYYMEFKWKDQQIYGDRDIHFALVAKQDAAWTTHWDSSNDWSMTDVTSTPKKTAYIPVYVHGQLVYGHVSEPVPPYHQ; encoded by the coding sequence ATGAAAAAATTTTGTTCGGTCGGTATGACAGGTATTCTGTTTGTTTTAATCATGATAACATCTTTACATCAAGATGTTACGTCCATTGCAAAAACAGACTATAATTATGCAGAAGCCCTCCAAAAATCCATTTATTTTTATGATGCTAATAAATGTGGACACGGTATAACGGGAGGCAGGCTTGAATGGCGTGGTGATTGTCATGTTGAAGATGCAGCGATTCCACTGGATACTACCCATACGAATTTGAGTCAATCCTTTATTAATGCTTATAGGCATGTTTTAGATGCTGATGGTAATGGTACCATGGATCTAAGTGGTGGTTACCATGATGCAGGTGATCATGTTCGTTTTGGATTACCACAAGGTTATGCAGCATCAACATTGGGCTGGGGCTATTATGAATTTAAAGAAGCTTTTACAAAAACCAATCAAGACCAGCATATGCTGGAAGTTTTGAAATGGTTTACAGATTGTTTCCTGCGCAGTACATTTGTAGATGAATCAGGAAATGTTATTGCTTATTGTTATATGGTTGGAGAAGGCAATGACGATCATAGTTATTGGGGTCCACCTGAACTTCAGCTTGTTTCAAAATATCCAAGACCAGCCGATTTTGCTACTTCAGAAACACCTGCCAGCGATCAAGCGGCACAAGCTTCAGCAGCCTTAACCCTCATGTACTTAAATTATAAGGATATCGACCCAATCTATGCTAACGAATGCTTAGATAAAGGTAAAGCCCTTTATACCTTTGCAAGAAAACATAGAGGTCTTGGAAATGGTGATGGTTTTTATGGCTCAGGTTACGATGAGGATGAATTAGCTTGGGCAGCTGTTTGGTTGTATACGGTTACAGGCGATTTAACCTATATCCGACATATTGATGCCGTTGATGATCAAGGTAACTATACAGGCTATATGTCCAGGATTATTACCAACACGTCCAACACATGGCAAAACATATGGGTGCATTGTTGGGATGTTGTATGGGGTGGTGTTTTTACAAAGTTAGCCGGCCTATTTCCTGACAACAGTCAATTTGATTATTTTTCAAGATGGAATCTTGAGTATTGGACGGGAGGTGCCGTTCCACATGAAGATCCGACAGATACCAATTATTTATATAAAACACCACATGGCTATGCCATGATTAATACCTGGGGTTCTGCCAGATACAATACCGCAGCTCAACTCTGTACCCTGGTCTATCAAAAATATCATCCAGAGGCTACGGATTTAACGGATTGGGCTAAGGGACAAATGGATTATCTTTTAGGTGATAATCCAATGGGTTATGCCTACGTAGTAGGTTTCACAGATAAACATGCCCAACACCCCCATCATCGAGCCGCCCATGGATCAAAAACCAATAGTATGCTGCAGCCAGAAAACCATAAGCATACATTGTGGGGTGCTCTGGTAGGTGGTCCGGATGCAAACGACTACCATAAAGACGATATCACCGATTATGCCTATAATGAAGTGGCTATTGATTATAATGCGGCTTTTGTAGGCGCTCTAGCTGGCCATTATCTGTTATATGAACAAAATGATGTCCCTCTAAGTCAATTTCCAATATTGGAGCCTTCAGTGGATGAATATTATGCAGAAGCCAAGTTGGAACAAGATAATAATCAACGGACCCAAATCACCATTACCATTCATAATGAAACGGTTCATCCACCAAGATTGGAAAATGATATGGCATGTCGTTATTACTTCAATATCAAAGAACTGTTAGATGCGGGACAAACCATTGACGATGTTCAATTCCAAATCATGTATGATGAGCAAAGTAGCTTAGGAGGAGAAACCACGTGTACAGGACCTATAAAGGCAGACGATGGTGGTACTTATTACATGGAGTTTAAATGGAAGGATCAGCAGATCTATGGTGATCGGGATATTCATTTTGCTTTGGTAGCTAAACAAGATGCAGCATGGACAACCCATTGGGATTCCAGCAATGATTGGTCAATGACAGATGTAACGTCTACACCCAAGAAGACGGCTTATATACCTGTCTATGTACATGGTCAATTGGTGTATGGACATGTGTCAGAACCTGTGCCACCTTATCATCAATGA